In a single window of the Planctomycetia bacterium genome:
- a CDS encoding four helix bundle protein, giving the protein MAFMFEKLDVYQKAVDFADQVAGLTEKFPRGYYFLVDQLNRAALSIATNLAEGNGRFTKPDRRNFFTIARGSAQECIPLVEIARRRGLVEEATALALRERLETIAKMLFGLINGPDKRSA; this is encoded by the coding sequence ATGGCCTTCATGTTCGAGAAATTGGACGTGTACCAGAAGGCCGTGGACTTCGCGGACCAGGTTGCCGGTCTGACCGAGAAGTTCCCTCGCGGATACTACTTCCTTGTTGACCAACTAAATCGCGCCGCGTTGTCAATTGCAACCAACCTCGCAGAGGGCAACGGCCGTTTCACCAAGCCCGACCGTCGCAACTTCTTCACCATCGCTCGCGGCTCGGCGCAGGAATGCATACCGCTCGTCGAAATTGCCCGGCGGCGCGGACTCGTGGAGGAGGCAACTGCCCTGGCTCTCCGAGAGAGGCTTGAGACGATTGCCAAAATGCTCTTCGGCCTGATCAACGGACCGGACAAGCGTTCGGCGTAA
- a CDS encoding SEC-C domain-containing protein, with protein sequence MFQEMRDGIDERVTGIIFKARLSDEGAARSRYNIGAVRHADATNLGFTGQADRDRAAAMQAQNVEQKVETIRRDEPRVGRNDPCPCGSGKKFKQCHGKGK encoded by the coding sequence ATGTTCCAGGAGATGCGCGACGGCATCGACGAGCGCGTCACCGGCATCATCTTCAAGGCCCGGCTCTCCGACGAAGGCGCCGCCCGCAGCAGGTACAACATTGGCGCCGTCCGGCACGCCGACGCGACCAATCTGGGCTTCACCGGTCAGGCCGATCGCGACCGAGCCGCCGCCATGCAGGCCCAGAATGTCGAGCAGAAGGTCGAGACCATCCGCCGCGACGAGCCGCGCGTCGGCCGCAACGACCCCTGCCCCTGCGGCAGCGGCAAGAAGTTCAAGCAGTGCCACGGCAAGGGCAAGTGA
- the ffh gene encoding signal recognition particle protein — translation MFDALSDRFSEVFRKMRGRGRITEENITEIMREVRTALLEADVHLDVAKKFCAQVTEKAIGAEVIKTLHPEQVMVKIVHDELIGLMGPVDSRIPWVANPPTIILMAGLQGSGKTTTCGKLAKYCLDRGKKPLLVAADLKRPAAIDQLEVLGQQLGVPVHAERDHQNPVKVCRNGVMLAQRQLKDVVILDTAGRLAIDEDLMQEVANIAQTVQPHQIYLVLDAMTGQDAVTTAKHFNDRLELDGVIFTKFDSDTRGGAVLSVKSITSKPVKFIGVGEKLDRLEEFHPERMAGRILGMGDIVSLVEHAQQQVDVDEAARLEAKMKKGQLSLDDFIGQMEKVMGGRSLKDMLKMIPGVGGMMRDTDMEIDEGEIVRMKAIVQSMTLTERANPKILDASRRRRIARGSGTDPEDVSGLCKQFLQARDMMKHMAGLSMMDRMKFGSQMAQMSMGGGKMPTFKSPARPKYQPTKKDKRKARKRKSR, via the coding sequence ATGTTTGACGCACTCTCTGATCGATTCAGCGAAGTCTTCCGCAAGATGCGCGGCCGCGGCCGCATCACCGAGGAAAACATCACCGAGATCATGCGCGAGGTTCGCACCGCGCTGCTCGAGGCGGACGTCCATCTCGACGTCGCGAAGAAATTCTGCGCTCAGGTTACCGAAAAGGCCATCGGCGCCGAGGTCATCAAGACCCTGCACCCCGAACAGGTCATGGTCAAGATCGTCCACGATGAGCTGATCGGGCTCATGGGCCCGGTCGATTCGCGCATCCCCTGGGTGGCGAATCCGCCCACGATCATTCTGATGGCCGGCCTGCAGGGTTCCGGTAAGACGACGACCTGCGGCAAGCTCGCCAAGTACTGCCTGGACCGCGGCAAGAAGCCGCTCCTCGTCGCGGCCGACCTCAAGCGACCCGCGGCCATCGACCAGCTCGAAGTTCTCGGTCAACAGTTGGGCGTTCCCGTTCACGCCGAGCGCGATCATCAGAACCCGGTCAAGGTCTGCCGCAACGGCGTGATGCTCGCCCAGCGCCAGCTCAAGGACGTGGTCATCCTCGACACCGCCGGTCGATTGGCGATCGACGAAGATTTGATGCAGGAAGTCGCCAACATCGCCCAGACCGTGCAGCCGCATCAGATCTATCTCGTTCTCGACGCGATGACCGGCCAGGACGCCGTTACGACGGCCAAGCACTTCAACGACCGTCTGGAGCTCGACGGCGTCATCTTTACCAAGTTCGACTCCGACACGCGCGGTGGGGCGGTCCTCTCGGTCAAGAGCATCACCTCCAAGCCGGTCAAGTTCATCGGCGTCGGCGAGAAGCTCGACCGCCTTGAAGAGTTTCACCCCGAGCGCATGGCCGGGCGCATCCTCGGCATGGGCGACATCGTCTCGCTGGTCGAGCACGCCCAGCAGCAGGTCGATGTCGACGAAGCCGCCAGACTTGAAGCCAAAATGAAGAAGGGCCAGCTCTCCCTGGACGACTTCATCGGCCAGATGGAAAAGGTCATGGGGGGCCGCTCGCTCAAGGACATGCTCAAGATGATCCCCGGCGTCGGCGGCATGATGCGCGACACCGACATGGAGATCGACGAAGGCGAGATCGTGCGCATGAAGGCCATCGTCCAGTCGATGACCCTGACTGAGCGCGCCAATCCCAAGATTCTCGATGCCTCGCGCCGTCGACGCATCGCCCGCGGCAGCGGGACCGACCCCGAGGATGTCAGCGGCCTGTGCAAGCAATTCCTCCAGGCCCGGGACATGATGAAGCACATGGCCGGCCTGTCGATGATGGACCGGATGAAATTCGGCTCGCAGATGGCGCAGATGTCCATGGGCGGGGGGAAGATGCCGACCTTCAAATCGCCGGCCCGGCCGAAGTATCAGCCCACCAAGAAGGACAAGCGCAAGGCCCGGAAGCGAAAAAGCCGGTAG
- a CDS encoding dihydroorotate dehydrogenase electron transfer subunit, which translates to MTNTTTAARGIFAGRVLRRRTLCDEHFELAISFDHFPDAAPGQFVQVLCRDASPVAGDVASAMLRRPFSIGGLRRDSATVEIDLLGRVVGPGTAWLDRRRPGDAISVLGPLGRPFMVPPASHHALLVAGGIGLPPIRWQAEILRKNGVSCHAIFGARERRFIPLSLSSAPTSDGEMTLCSEEFGRLGVPLAVTTDDGSIGLRGQVTHAMERFFFRVGQTTPVVVFACGPNPMLRAVASMCIDRGVACELAMERVMACGMGTCQSCVVPVVDPARKDGWRYALCCTEGPVFAAEAVKWN; encoded by the coding sequence ATGACGAACACGACAACTGCCGCCCGTGGGATCTTTGCCGGCCGAGTCTTGCGCCGGCGCACGCTGTGTGACGAGCACTTCGAGCTGGCCATCTCGTTCGACCATTTTCCCGACGCGGCGCCCGGGCAATTCGTCCAGGTCTTGTGCCGCGATGCCTCGCCCGTTGCCGGCGACGTCGCATCTGCAATGCTGCGCCGCCCGTTCAGCATCGGCGGCCTGAGACGCGACTCGGCGACGGTTGAGATTGACCTGCTGGGCCGGGTGGTCGGGCCGGGAACGGCGTGGCTGGATCGTCGCAGACCGGGCGACGCGATCAGCGTGCTCGGTCCGCTCGGACGGCCGTTCATGGTGCCACCGGCTTCGCACCATGCGCTGCTCGTCGCGGGTGGAATCGGGCTGCCGCCGATCCGCTGGCAGGCGGAAATCCTTAGAAAAAACGGCGTTTCGTGCCACGCGATCTTCGGCGCGAGAGAGCGGCGATTCATCCCGCTGAGCCTCAGCAGCGCTCCGACAAGCGACGGCGAGATGACCTTATGCTCGGAAGAATTCGGTCGACTCGGCGTGCCGCTTGCCGTCACGACAGACGACGGTTCCATCGGTCTGCGCGGACAGGTGACCCATGCGATGGAGCGATTCTTCTTCCGCGTCGGTCAGACGACTCCGGTGGTCGTCTTCGCATGCGGTCCCAATCCGATGTTGCGCGCCGTGGCGTCGATGTGCATCGATCGGGGTGTGGCGTGTGAGCTCGCGATGGAGCGCGTGATGGCCTGCGGCATGGGAACGTGTCAGTCGTGCGTCGTTCCCGTGGTGGATCCGGCGCGGAAAGACGGGTGGCGGTATGCCCTGTGCTGCACGGAGGGACCGGTCTTTGCGGCAGAGGCGGTGAAGTGGAACTAG
- a CDS encoding HAD-IA family hydrolase codes for MSRSRAIIFDLDGTLVDSLDDLTDALNAVRSAVGGAQVDRKDVRGWVGDGLPALCRRAWPDADDAELQKFISMAADQYRARCVAKTRPYGNILKMLDLLKARGALMAVLSNKPHELTQRVVSELGMEKFFVEIRGYVTEPEKKPSPQAALSIADTFGMDPANIMLVGDSIVDIQTARNAGMTAVSVTWGFQEKIFLKSAGPDHFLDDPLEIFSLLE; via the coding sequence TTGAGCCGTTCGCGCGCGATTATATTTGATCTCGACGGTACGCTCGTCGATTCCCTCGATGATCTGACCGACGCTCTCAACGCAGTACGCAGCGCGGTCGGCGGAGCGCAAGTTGATCGCAAAGATGTGCGCGGCTGGGTCGGTGACGGACTTCCCGCGTTATGTCGCCGCGCATGGCCGGATGCGGACGACGCCGAGCTCCAAAAATTCATTTCAATGGCCGCGGATCAATACCGCGCGCGATGCGTCGCCAAAACGAGACCGTACGGCAACATATTGAAAATGCTTGACTTACTGAAAGCGCGGGGTGCGCTGATGGCCGTGCTTTCCAATAAGCCGCATGAGTTGACGCAACGCGTCGTCAGCGAATTGGGAATGGAAAAGTTCTTCGTCGAAATCCGCGGTTACGTCACCGAACCGGAAAAAAAACCGTCGCCGCAAGCCGCGCTGTCCATCGCGGATACGTTCGGCATGGACCCCGCGAATATCATGCTCGTCGGCGACTCCATCGTGGACATTCAGACCGCGCGTAACGCCGGGATGACCGCTGTCAGCGTGACCTGGGGGTTTCAGGAAAAAATTTTCCTCAAAAGCGCCGGTCCCGACCATTTTCTGGACGACCCGCTCGAAATTTTTTCCCTGTTGGAATGA
- a CDS encoding ParA family protein: MECIAIINQKGGVGKTSTTVNLGAALAERGQRVLLIDLDPQGHLTTHLGLDGEAKGAGIYEVLTTDMPLASAIHLRSPNISIVPAQIDLAAAEMELVSVVGREVILRDLIYGAAWPFDIALIDCPPSLGVLTLNALAASTRVLVPLQPHFLALQGVGKLLETVSLVSRRINPGLTVAGMVITMYETGTRLSGEVIDDLSAFLESARNTPVPWSAAKVFDAKIRRNVKLAESPSYGQSIFEYAPRSNGALDYLALAEELAVMLAGNVAADPVDGSETRQSAQAAVANYRAMPTAPTTAADKLPTEALR, translated from the coding sequence ATGGAATGCATCGCCATCATCAATCAGAAGGGCGGAGTCGGTAAGACTTCCACGACCGTTAACCTCGGCGCGGCGCTGGCCGAGCGAGGGCAACGCGTGCTGCTCATTGACCTCGATCCACAGGGCCACCTGACGACTCATCTGGGACTCGACGGCGAAGCGAAGGGCGCGGGCATCTACGAAGTCCTCACCACGGACATGCCGCTTGCTTCGGCAATCCACCTGCGCTCTCCCAACATCTCAATCGTTCCTGCACAAATTGATCTGGCCGCGGCGGAAATGGAACTGGTGAGCGTCGTCGGCCGCGAGGTGATCCTGCGCGACTTGATCTACGGCGCTGCGTGGCCGTTCGACATCGCCCTGATCGACTGCCCCCCATCGCTCGGCGTGTTGACGCTCAATGCCCTCGCCGCATCCACGCGCGTCCTGGTTCCTCTTCAACCCCACTTTCTCGCGCTGCAAGGCGTCGGCAAGCTGCTCGAAACAGTGAGCCTGGTGTCGCGACGGATCAATCCCGGTCTGACGGTCGCCGGCATGGTCATCACCATGTACGAGACGGGCACGCGTCTGTCGGGCGAAGTCATCGACGACTTGTCGGCCTTTCTGGAGTCGGCCAGGAATACGCCGGTCCCGTGGAGCGCCGCCAAGGTCTTTGATGCGAAGATCCGCCGCAATGTGAAGCTCGCGGAATCACCAAGCTATGGACAGTCCATATTTGAATATGCGCCCCGGAGCAACGGCGCGCTCGACTACCTGGCCCTTGCGGAAGAACTCGCGGTGATGCTCGCTGGTAACGTGGCGGCCGATCCAGTGGACGGTTCCGAAACGAGGCAATCGGCCCAGGCCGCCGTCGCGAATTATCGAGCCATGCCGACAGCGCCGACGACGGCCGCTGACAAGTTGCCCACGGAAGCGCTCCGCTGA
- the vanZ gene encoding VanZ family protein, translating into MAPAASPQRRQASRFDLRTLVWALCLAGAFLATHMPPPEKPAQMILNDKFLHFMGFCALGIVTVWRVVGPTSRISITVLAGWLAFLLVYAAFDETTQELVGRDSEFGDWLADAIGAVVGMSICVMSVWFRRADTA; encoded by the coding sequence ATGGCCCCTGCCGCTTCGCCACAACGCCGTCAGGCAAGTCGCTTCGATCTTCGAACTCTGGTTTGGGCGCTTTGTCTGGCCGGTGCTTTTCTTGCGACCCATATGCCCCCTCCCGAAAAGCCTGCCCAGATGATCCTGAACGATAAGTTCCTTCATTTCATGGGGTTCTGTGCGCTCGGGATCGTCACCGTCTGGCGCGTTGTGGGCCCGACTTCCCGAATTTCCATCACGGTGTTGGCGGGATGGCTGGCGTTTCTCCTGGTCTATGCGGCGTTCGATGAGACCACTCAAGAACTTGTCGGAAGGGATAGTGAATTTGGTGACTGGCTTGCCGACGCCATCGGGGCGGTCGTAGGGATGAGCATTTGCGTGATGAGCGTCTGGTTTCGACGGGCTGACACCGCATGA
- a CDS encoding substrate-binding domain-containing protein — MNRSHCIIGTIRRARHWSRIAWLIALCAVGAGCDENSGESRSRIEPTRILFVGEGKDVASWRVIEATTKAFGEAHPHVTVEAVAPPISSPVGQKNILVSLADHDVDAICVIPIQPDALGAIVSEIANGGIPVVVVGRDIIGSRRSAYCGPSESELGEKTVTACGMVLEKRSKTLMLLHAAGANERQGFRYRGFQHELPMAGGVHVVREVDCGGDPAEAVRLAKSESRKYPRIGCWALLDDWPLRSLPPHERLFGLGITMVVCDADPSLWPRMEDGQIQAMVGYDLREAIRAGLSMALRLTMPDDRRFVTDVHIKAEVFTEANLAQLKARWALWEQGKRSPQE; from the coding sequence ATGAACCGTTCTCATTGCATCATTGGGACCATTCGACGTGCCCGGCATTGGTCACGGATTGCGTGGCTCATCGCCTTGTGCGCCGTCGGAGCCGGTTGCGATGAGAACTCGGGAGAGTCCCGATCGCGGATCGAACCCACTCGCATCCTGTTTGTCGGCGAAGGGAAAGACGTCGCTTCCTGGCGGGTGATCGAGGCAACGACCAAGGCTTTTGGCGAAGCTCATCCCCATGTCACCGTGGAGGCTGTCGCGCCGCCCATTTCTTCTCCCGTGGGACAGAAAAACATCCTTGTCAGCCTGGCGGACCATGATGTGGATGCGATCTGTGTGATTCCAATCCAGCCCGATGCGCTGGGAGCGATCGTTTCGGAAATCGCCAACGGCGGAATACCGGTTGTCGTCGTGGGCCGCGATATCATCGGGTCGCGGCGCAGCGCTTATTGCGGGCCGTCGGAATCTGAACTTGGCGAAAAGACCGTCACGGCCTGCGGCATGGTATTGGAGAAGCGGTCGAAGACGCTCATGCTGCTCCATGCCGCCGGCGCTAATGAAAGGCAAGGCTTCAGGTATCGCGGGTTTCAGCACGAACTCCCCATGGCCGGCGGCGTTCATGTCGTTCGAGAAGTGGACTGCGGAGGCGATCCGGCCGAGGCCGTGCGACTCGCCAAATCGGAATCCCGCAAGTACCCCCGAATCGGCTGCTGGGCATTACTCGACGACTGGCCTCTGCGGTCGTTGCCGCCGCACGAGAGGCTTTTCGGATTGGGCATCACCATGGTCGTTTGCGATGCGGACCCGTCGCTGTGGCCGCGCATGGAGGACGGACAGATTCAGGCCATGGTCGGATACGATCTGCGCGAGGCGATTCGTGCGGGTTTGTCGATGGCCCTGCGACTGACCATGCCGGATGACCGGAGGTTCGTCACCGACGTTCACATCAAGGCGGAAGTCTTTACCGAGGCGAATTTGGCGCAGCTCAAGGCGAGATGGGCGCTCTGGGAA